From Granulicella sp. WH15, the proteins below share one genomic window:
- a CDS encoding nucleotidyltransferase family protein encodes MTSSSRGLHRIGAESMQRLHTNTESYPLSHAQQLREAALLIFCDPMPAECERLRNLSSRKWQSLLTWLDTSGTSLYFLDRLTQVERCDVLPPVVLARLQQNLFDNTERTGGMIAESTAIQLGFQNAGLSYAALKGFSLWPLSVPRPELRSQLDLDFLISARNAPEARRILEGRGFRLKAISGRSWEFKSSEPGKASLKDLYKPTSHRCVELHLEADDLGEASLLARTEKLYFHGVFMPVLHPVDLFLGQGMHLYKHVCGEFWRTAHLIEFRRHVLARYHDRGFWRELRKLAEDNLRASVGLGVIALLTSQTMGDFAPEEFTCWTVDRLPVRIRLWVERYGRRSVVASHPGDKLYLLLQQELERVGLTAKRSLRQALLPRRLPPAIAHGSSNESLLARLVRYRRQVYFVLFRLRFHLVEGLRYLWESIRWRQYVDRLDR; translated from the coding sequence ATGACATCCTCAAGCCGAGGGCTACATAGGATCGGGGCTGAGTCTATGCAACGCTTGCATACAAATACTGAGAGCTATCCTCTGAGCCATGCACAGCAACTGCGCGAGGCCGCTTTGCTCATCTTCTGCGATCCTATGCCCGCGGAGTGCGAGCGGCTGCGAAACCTTTCCAGCAGGAAATGGCAATCGCTGCTGACGTGGCTGGATACCAGCGGAACGTCACTGTACTTCCTCGATCGCCTAACGCAAGTGGAGCGGTGCGATGTGCTTCCGCCTGTGGTGTTGGCGCGTCTACAACAGAATCTGTTCGACAATACGGAGCGCACCGGCGGCATGATCGCTGAATCGACCGCGATTCAACTAGGTTTTCAGAACGCCGGTCTTTCCTATGCAGCGCTGAAGGGGTTTTCATTGTGGCCGCTCTCAGTGCCCAGGCCGGAGCTGCGCTCGCAACTGGATCTGGACTTTCTGATCTCTGCTCGGAACGCGCCTGAGGCGCGGCGGATTCTGGAGGGCAGGGGCTTTCGTCTGAAGGCTATCAGCGGCAGGAGCTGGGAGTTCAAGTCGAGCGAGCCCGGCAAGGCTTCGCTGAAGGACCTTTACAAGCCCACTTCTCATCGCTGCGTGGAACTGCACCTGGAGGCGGACGACTTGGGAGAGGCTTCACTCCTCGCTCGCACTGAGAAGCTCTACTTTCATGGTGTCTTTATGCCGGTTCTTCATCCGGTCGATCTATTCTTGGGGCAGGGAATGCACCTTTACAAGCATGTGTGTGGAGAGTTCTGGCGCACTGCTCATTTGATCGAGTTTCGTCGGCATGTCCTGGCACGGTATCACGATAGAGGCTTCTGGCGTGAGCTACGAAAGCTCGCTGAAGATAACCTGCGGGCCTCCGTCGGATTGGGCGTGATTGCGTTGTTGACCTCGCAGACAATGGGAGACTTTGCTCCGGAGGAGTTTACTTGCTGGACGGTCGACCGGCTACCGGTTCGGATACGGTTATGGGTCGAAAGGTATGGCCGTCGCTCCGTCGTTGCCAGCCATCCCGGTGACAAACTCTACTTACTACTACAGCAGGAACTCGAGCGTGTAGGCCTGACGGCAAAGCGGTCGCTGCGTCAGGCGTTATTGCCCAGGCGGTTGCCGCCGGCCATCGCGCATGGCTCGTCGAACGAGTCTCTATTGGCGCGCCTCGTTCGGTATCGCAGGCAAGTGTATTTTGTCCTGTTTCGGTTACGTTTTCATCTCGTGGAGGGACTGCGCTATCTGTGGGAGTCTATCCGCTGGCGGCAATATGTAGACCGGCTTGATCGATAG
- a CDS encoding glycerophosphodiester phosphodiesterase family protein, giving the protein MKRVCAVLLVMTFAAVKAKALQPGGVQLLCHRTANQDVPENTLESLEQAALLGCNVVELDVRRTLDGELVLNHDGVLERLTDGIGEAEKTYYGDLQMRDLGGWMGDRFTGMRIVRFEDALSLARKMDIRLVVDMKTKGTGADVLSLLQREGMLERVQFNGEWADVKQLYPAATDVGTGTAWVQPGVTAEQVKAYHHEGKAVVTNFSANDHQLDLASMKAAVAAGVDGINVDYPRLGADAVGRPVERKINDLEVQASSGESLSRAKAILTLSKYSGFPLQERFARWMLNADDNVSRAAALALVTARPQTPVLVFAEALRSNHQDVRANAAWALGMLHAPANMLLPLLADKDPRVLQETLMALVRAPGDVSAAALLPLLSNETAAVRGAAALALAQHQPEVALGPISRQMRLEMKASLKLGEDYERRGKPQLTQPEIDEITSRFRSQMKMVQALSMLKGPDAIRVLEELAFQSDEGFTQLDSVVAGFKLWDRIGTEAQPAIDALGSSDSQMADRTEWMLVQAGKAVLPDVRKALGSEKPMIRERAIRIVAWQGDTESLETLRTMQKAGAANADLLAWAIEKIKSLHPKV; this is encoded by the coding sequence ATGAAACGAGTCTGCGCTGTATTACTTGTGATGACGTTTGCCGCGGTAAAGGCCAAGGCTCTGCAGCCGGGTGGAGTGCAGCTTCTATGCCATCGTACGGCGAACCAGGACGTGCCGGAAAACACGCTGGAGTCGCTGGAACAGGCGGCTTTGCTGGGCTGCAACGTCGTGGAACTCGATGTGCGGCGCACGCTGGATGGAGAGTTGGTGCTAAACCATGACGGCGTTCTGGAACGTCTGACGGATGGCATAGGAGAAGCGGAGAAGACCTACTACGGTGATCTGCAAATGCGTGATCTCGGCGGATGGATGGGCGACCGATTCACCGGAATGCGAATCGTCAGGTTTGAAGATGCACTGAGCCTGGCTCGCAAGATGGATATCCGGCTGGTTGTGGATATGAAGACGAAGGGCACGGGAGCGGATGTACTGTCGCTGCTGCAGCGCGAGGGAATGCTGGAGCGTGTTCAGTTCAATGGTGAGTGGGCGGATGTGAAACAACTCTACCCAGCGGCGACCGATGTGGGTACCGGGACGGCGTGGGTACAACCTGGAGTGACGGCAGAGCAGGTAAAGGCATATCACCACGAGGGCAAGGCAGTCGTAACGAACTTTTCCGCTAATGATCACCAACTGGATCTGGCTAGCATGAAGGCCGCCGTGGCCGCGGGAGTGGATGGAATCAACGTGGATTACCCACGGCTGGGCGCGGATGCGGTAGGGCGTCCGGTAGAGCGGAAGATCAATGATCTGGAGGTTCAGGCGAGTTCCGGGGAGAGCCTGTCGCGAGCGAAGGCTATTCTGACGCTGTCGAAGTATAGTGGATTTCCTCTCCAGGAGCGCTTCGCTCGCTGGATGCTGAATGCCGACGATAATGTCTCTCGAGCAGCGGCGCTGGCCCTGGTAACGGCACGACCGCAGACGCCCGTCCTGGTGTTTGCCGAGGCCCTGCGATCGAATCATCAGGATGTGCGGGCCAATGCTGCCTGGGCCTTGGGCATGCTCCACGCTCCCGCGAATATGCTATTGCCGCTGTTAGCGGACAAAGACCCGCGCGTGTTGCAGGAGACACTGATGGCCCTGGTACGTGCTCCCGGTGATGTAAGTGCAGCGGCGTTATTGCCGCTGCTGTCGAATGAGACCGCGGCCGTGCGTGGAGCGGCAGCGCTGGCCTTAGCTCAGCACCAACCAGAGGTGGCGCTCGGGCCCATTTCGAGGCAGATGCGGCTAGAGATGAAAGCCTCGTTGAAGCTGGGAGAGGACTATGAACGGCGTGGCAAACCTCAACTGACGCAGCCAGAAATCGACGAGATCACGAGCCGCTTCCGCAGTCAGATGAAGATGGTGCAGGCGCTCTCCATGCTGAAAGGGCCGGATGCGATTCGGGTGCTGGAGGAGTTGGCGTTCCAGTCAGATGAGGGGTTCACACAGCTTGACAGCGTGGTGGCTGGATTCAAGCTATGGGACAGGATTGGAACGGAGGCCCAACCAGCCATAGATGCACTGGGGTCAAGCGATAGCCAGATGGCGGATCGTACGGAGTGGATGCTGGTACAGGCCGGGAAAGCCGTGTTGCCTGACGTGCGAAAGGCTCTTGGCAGCGAGAAGCCGATGATCCGTGAGCGGGCGATTCGGATCGTGGCCTGGCAAGGGGATACGGAGTCGTTGGAGACGCTGCGGACGATGCAGAAGGCTGGTGCGGCGAATGCTGACTTGCTGGCGTGGGCTATCGAGAAGATCAAGAGCCTTCATCCGAAGGTGTAG
- a CDS encoding MFS transporter, which yields MELLLPQAGDRKGTPFWKSPAAWLREKKLGRGFWIFFTAAFFFDFGFSVYVFLFNLYLLDFHFNERSMGLIGGAATLGSVVGTLPAGVLARKIGIRPLMIACFIASTVLCALRVIIVWENAQLLLAFLSGLAMCLWGVCFLPALARLTTEENRASAFSLIFSVSIGTATLGGIVCGYLQQWLKMIGLVLQPVEVKRIILLASCGIAAMGLAAVLRLEMPVPRQEKQPAQARQRKRWMPHPFLLRYLPAMALWTAVLAAFTPFANVYLSKDLHVPMSRIGLIFSLAQVVQFFVGLLTPVLFRRLGMVPGIVVTQIATATTLGCLAATRNTQLAVGLYLSFSALQWMSAPGLYNLLMSKVPDEERSTAASGALFCNAVIASGATAEAGILFVRFGYPHVLMGIAALAFVVSMLFWLLVGPMDRRLPTQPQTAVGSLEGIEVEG from the coding sequence GTGGAACTGTTGCTGCCACAAGCGGGAGACCGGAAAGGAACTCCTTTCTGGAAGAGTCCTGCCGCGTGGCTGCGGGAGAAGAAGCTGGGCCGTGGCTTCTGGATATTTTTCACGGCCGCATTCTTTTTTGATTTTGGATTTTCGGTCTACGTTTTTCTCTTCAACCTCTATCTGTTGGACTTTCACTTCAACGAGCGGTCTATGGGATTGATCGGCGGAGCCGCGACGCTGGGCTCGGTGGTGGGAACGTTGCCTGCGGGCGTGCTGGCACGAAAGATCGGGATTCGTCCGCTTATGATCGCCTGCTTCATCGCCTCTACGGTGCTTTGCGCTTTGCGCGTAATAATCGTGTGGGAGAACGCACAGCTTCTCCTGGCCTTTCTGAGCGGATTGGCCATGTGCCTGTGGGGCGTGTGCTTTTTGCCCGCGCTGGCACGGCTTACGACAGAAGAGAATCGCGCCTCGGCCTTCAGCCTGATTTTTTCGGTGAGCATCGGTACAGCCACCCTGGGTGGCATTGTGTGCGGCTACCTGCAGCAGTGGCTGAAGATGATCGGACTTGTGTTGCAGCCGGTCGAGGTGAAACGGATCATTCTGCTGGCTTCCTGCGGCATCGCCGCGATGGGGCTGGCGGCGGTGCTGCGTCTGGAGATGCCTGTGCCCAGGCAAGAGAAACAGCCAGCGCAGGCGCGTCAACGGAAACGTTGGATGCCGCATCCTTTTCTTCTGCGTTATCTGCCGGCGATGGCATTATGGACGGCAGTGCTGGCGGCATTCACGCCATTCGCCAATGTCTACCTGTCGAAGGATCTGCATGTTCCGATGTCGCGCATTGGGCTGATCTTTTCCCTGGCCCAGGTTGTGCAATTTTTTGTTGGCCTGCTGACGCCTGTGTTATTTCGCCGTCTGGGGATGGTTCCCGGAATCGTCGTGACACAGATTGCCACAGCCACGACCCTGGGATGCCTGGCGGCAACACGCAATACCCAGTTGGCGGTGGGACTCTACCTGAGCTTCTCTGCATTGCAGTGGATGAGCGCCCCCGGACTGTACAACCTGCTGATGAGCAAGGTGCCGGACGAAGAACGCAGCACGGCGGCTTCGGGGGCCTTGTTCTGCAATGCCGTAATCGCATCGGGAGCTACAGCAGAAGCAGGAATTCTGTTTGTTCGCTTTGGATATCCGCATGTGTTGATGGGCATTGCGGCACTAGCCTTCGTGGTGTCGATGTTGTTCTGGTTACTGGTCGGTCCCATGGATCGTCGCTTGCCGACGCAGCCACAGACTGCGGTTGGTTCGCTTGAAGGAATCGAGGTTGAGGGATGA
- a CDS encoding aldolase, protein MMTIQEIETACEKSQPLDFSRHEIDAPELPLTKMFYPFGFPAEVRSNSAEVLVMMEDLWGKFEKQHDTEPILADVHVVEGSSTECPPAPVYRFMKPLLLGVADGDNYCISDLQRTKSQITISHAALQSRLYAGYFFLGTPATHVATRFTTPVHAGCVALDGRGVLLCGDSGAGKSTLSYACARAGWTYISDDGSFVINDRKDRMVTGDCYRVRFRPATAELFPELNGLEITPRAAGKPSIELPTANLPHMSCAPTAQVDYIVFVNRHSGGSPELRPYRKDVARYAMQQVFYGMPEMREKHNETIDRLLEAEIFELRYTDLDWGIERLQRLVREGR, encoded by the coding sequence ATGATGACGATTCAAGAGATCGAAACAGCGTGCGAAAAGTCTCAGCCCTTGGATTTTTCCAGGCACGAAATAGATGCTCCCGAGCTTCCATTGACGAAGATGTTTTATCCGTTTGGCTTTCCTGCCGAGGTGAGGAGCAACTCCGCCGAGGTGTTGGTGATGATGGAAGACCTCTGGGGGAAGTTTGAGAAACAGCATGACACTGAGCCTATTCTGGCGGACGTCCATGTAGTGGAGGGAAGCTCAACCGAGTGCCCACCGGCTCCGGTATACCGCTTCATGAAGCCGTTGCTTCTGGGAGTCGCGGATGGTGACAACTACTGCATCAGCGATCTGCAGCGAACCAAGTCGCAGATTACGATCTCTCATGCGGCGCTCCAAAGCAGACTTTACGCAGGCTATTTTTTCCTGGGCACGCCGGCCACCCACGTTGCTACGCGATTTACGACACCGGTACATGCGGGCTGCGTCGCACTCGATGGACGAGGCGTGCTGCTGTGCGGCGACTCTGGCGCTGGCAAGTCAACTCTCTCCTATGCGTGCGCTCGAGCGGGATGGACTTATATTTCGGATGACGGAAGCTTTGTGATCAACGACCGCAAAGACCGCATGGTGACAGGCGATTGTTATCGTGTGCGCTTTCGTCCGGCAACGGCGGAGCTGTTTCCCGAACTGAATGGACTGGAAATTACGCCACGGGCCGCGGGCAAGCCTTCGATAGAGCTGCCAACTGCTAATCTGCCGCATATGTCCTGCGCACCCACGGCACAGGTGGATTACATCGTGTTTGTGAACAGGCACTCAGGAGGTTCACCTGAGCTCCGGCCCTACCGAAAAGACGTAGCCCGGTATGCCATGCAGCAGGTGTTTTATGGGATGCCGGAGATGCGCGAGAAGCACAATGAGACGATCGATCGGTTGCTTGAAGCCGAGATCTTCGAGCTTCGCTACACCGATCTGGACTGGGGCATCGAGCGTTTGCAACGGCTGGTCCGGGAGGGACGATAG
- a CDS encoding TonB-dependent receptor translates to MKFFNNLAVFALFLLVPVGVTFGQTPGTGAISGLVYDPAGRIVQNAEIQAVNEATHASRKVTTTAEGFYRVQLLQPGHYSVMVTSSGFAPHTSRAIEVTVSETTSLNVFLAIATTSASVQVTNDAEVAELESSTLGGLVNDTAIQALPLSNRNFTQILGLSPGVVVDLPNATLMGTGSQNVASDGATPTANNFQFNGVDANNLVENSFAIANTSEVGVAIPAPDVIEEFRVQTANFDAAYGRGTGANVDMVSKSGTNRLHGSAWEFVRNNIFNANDFFLKQAGQPRSELKHNQFGGTLGGPIVRDKTFFFVGYEGLTEVNGLSPGSKITAIYPLLTSDRSAAALGALFCPAGHLNNMGQPASGYLTQAGGAQVACNGSNINPVALAVLNAKLPNGQLAVPNPQIALPNTGTDASDQMAMGQSTFSIPGRFRENQFSTNIDQILSQKNTLAGRFFYSRATQSQAFEPNAANVPGWGGQQLARNTMFVLTDTHVVNSNLLNVARFGYMRFDGNSSIVNPLTAQAIGIDTPTGMVGPGTNAPGIWAGGLMIGDAGTPSQWQVTNSFIYQDTVSWTHGRHNARFGVEFKRHEVDEDQPVETDGLLQIGTFSDFLVGQSAAQNGSSAGLSNVTSATAGGGIFRRNERYTDFGGFVQDDIKLTKRLTINAGLRYEIFGAPIEIDGRLANFNANIASTGPVPIAGTFSGFTMPSNFSGSVPDGVEKTSFPGLYKTPLGDVSPRFGFVWQVTDKPVLVVRGGVGIYFDEHSGNLAEQTLTQPPFASLQILSASQNATATLQHPFVPHVLPNSSYPVFTPRTPTSTPFIEGTNPNMRDGKTTEYNLNVQYALGRKYLLEVGYVGTNSNHRSGQIEFDQASLASPQNPVNGETTNSIANAATRMPIQGVSEGSLFTDSIFVANYNALQVSVTRHMQHGFQFQGSYTWSKNLDEVANETGTDVFELQLSTNDQHNLLSSYGLAGDDRDQRVVFNFTWQTPKLNQAPMLARYLINDWAFSGIGVFQAGIPLSVFDGNAGSVYALLSGEVRAQRTGKNPSTHGSLFSRVQNTYLDSAAFTRAPEAPNGTSLADQDFGNSGVGIVRGPGQHNLDIAVERLFPIKGGSNFRFRAEAYNLTNTPQFANPNTSLGYTDPTQVNPSASSTFGKITSTVTNPRIIQFGAKYQF, encoded by the coding sequence ACGACATCGCTGAACGTATTCTTGGCGATTGCTACGACGAGCGCGAGCGTGCAGGTTACGAACGATGCGGAAGTGGCTGAGCTTGAAAGCTCAACGCTTGGAGGTCTGGTGAACGATACAGCAATCCAGGCACTCCCACTTTCGAATCGCAATTTCACCCAGATTCTCGGGTTGTCTCCAGGCGTGGTCGTAGATCTTCCGAACGCTACACTGATGGGAACCGGGTCGCAGAACGTAGCATCGGATGGGGCAACCCCGACGGCTAACAACTTTCAGTTCAATGGGGTTGACGCCAATAATCTGGTAGAGAACTCGTTCGCCATTGCCAATACCTCAGAGGTCGGCGTGGCCATTCCCGCGCCGGATGTGATTGAGGAGTTTCGAGTTCAGACCGCAAACTTCGATGCTGCATATGGACGCGGCACTGGAGCTAACGTCGATATGGTGAGCAAGAGCGGCACCAATAGGTTGCATGGCAGTGCCTGGGAGTTTGTCCGTAACAATATCTTCAATGCGAATGACTTCTTCCTTAAGCAGGCTGGACAGCCGCGATCTGAGCTGAAGCATAATCAGTTCGGTGGGACGCTTGGCGGTCCTATCGTACGCGATAAGACATTTTTCTTTGTGGGTTACGAGGGCTTGACCGAAGTCAATGGTCTGAGTCCAGGCTCGAAGATCACAGCGATCTATCCGCTTCTTACCTCCGACCGATCCGCGGCGGCGTTGGGTGCTTTGTTCTGTCCCGCCGGGCATTTGAACAATATGGGGCAACCTGCATCGGGATATCTTACACAGGCCGGTGGCGCTCAGGTTGCATGCAATGGCTCGAACATTAATCCGGTAGCACTCGCAGTACTCAATGCCAAGCTTCCCAATGGGCAGTTGGCCGTGCCTAACCCACAGATAGCCTTGCCTAACACAGGCACGGATGCGTCGGACCAGATGGCTATGGGGCAGTCGACGTTTTCTATTCCGGGGCGCTTCCGCGAGAATCAGTTTTCGACGAATATTGACCAGATACTAAGTCAGAAAAATACTCTGGCTGGGCGATTTTTCTATTCGCGTGCGACCCAGTCACAAGCGTTTGAGCCGAACGCTGCGAATGTTCCAGGCTGGGGCGGACAGCAGTTGGCCCGCAATACGATGTTTGTGCTGACGGATACGCACGTCGTCAATTCGAACCTGTTGAACGTCGCACGATTTGGCTACATGCGGTTCGATGGAAATTCGAGCATAGTAAATCCGCTTACGGCGCAAGCCATTGGGATAGACACTCCGACTGGTATGGTGGGACCGGGCACCAACGCTCCAGGTATCTGGGCGGGCGGACTCATGATCGGCGATGCGGGGACTCCTTCGCAGTGGCAGGTTACGAATTCCTTTATCTACCAGGACACCGTTTCATGGACGCACGGCCGCCACAATGCGCGTTTCGGCGTGGAGTTCAAGCGGCACGAGGTGGATGAAGACCAGCCGGTAGAAACGGACGGTCTGCTACAGATTGGAACCTTCAGCGATTTTCTGGTGGGGCAGAGCGCGGCGCAGAACGGAAGCTCCGCAGGATTGAGCAATGTGACGAGCGCTACGGCGGGTGGAGGCATCTTCCGCAGAAACGAGCGCTATACAGATTTTGGCGGCTTTGTGCAGGACGATATCAAGTTGACGAAACGGCTGACGATCAATGCCGGTCTCCGCTACGAGATATTCGGCGCACCGATAGAAATAGACGGACGCCTGGCAAACTTTAACGCCAACATCGCCTCAACGGGACCGGTTCCGATAGCAGGTACCTTCAGCGGATTTACCATGCCGTCAAACTTTTCAGGATCAGTGCCTGACGGAGTGGAGAAGACATCGTTCCCCGGGCTCTATAAAACACCGCTTGGAGATGTTTCTCCGCGATTTGGGTTTGTGTGGCAGGTGACGGACAAGCCGGTGTTGGTAGTTCGTGGTGGCGTCGGTATTTACTTTGACGAGCACTCTGGCAATCTTGCGGAGCAGACCCTCACTCAACCGCCATTTGCGTCTCTCCAGATTCTTTCGGCTAGTCAGAATGCTACGGCTACTTTGCAGCATCCCTTTGTACCTCACGTACTGCCCAATTCGAGTTATCCCGTCTTCACGCCGCGCACACCGACCTCAACTCCGTTCATTGAAGGTACGAACCCGAACATGCGCGATGGCAAGACTACCGAGTACAACCTGAACGTGCAGTATGCGCTGGGGCGCAAGTATCTCCTGGAAGTGGGATATGTGGGGACAAATTCGAACCACAGGTCAGGGCAGATAGAGTTCGATCAGGCTTCGCTGGCAAGTCCTCAAAATCCTGTGAACGGTGAGACGACGAACTCCATTGCGAATGCCGCTACCCGTATGCCCATTCAAGGTGTGAGCGAAGGATCATTGTTTACGGATTCGATCTTCGTCGCAAACTATAACGCGTTGCAGGTGAGTGTTACTCGACACATGCAACACGGATTTCAGTTCCAGGGGAGCTATACCTGGTCGAAGAACCTGGATGAGGTCGCCAACGAGACTGGAACGGATGTCTTCGAGCTCCAGTTGTCGACGAACGATCAGCACAATCTATTGTCATCGTACGGGTTGGCTGGAGACGACCGCGACCAGCGCGTAGTGTTCAACTTCACCTGGCAGACACCGAAGCTCAATCAGGCTCCGATGCTGGCTCGCTATCTGATAAATGACTGGGCATTTTCGGGGATTGGTGTATTCCAGGCCGGTATTCCGCTAAGCGTGTTCGACGGCAATGCAGGCTCCGTATACGCGTTGCTGTCAGGTGAGGTTAGAGCCCAGCGGACGGGCAAGAATCCTTCGACACACGGATCGCTGTTCTCTCGCGTGCAGAACACTTATCTGGACTCGGCTGCATTTACTCGCGCCCCCGAGGCTCCGAATGGGACGAGCCTTGCCGACCAGGACTTCGGCAACAGTGGTGTAGGTATTGTGCGTGGTCCAGGACAGCACAACCTGGACATAGCAGTCGAGCGCCTGTTCCCAATTAAGGGTGGAAGCAACTTCCGCTTCCGGGCCGAGGCCTACAACCTGACAAACACACCGCAGTTCGCCAACCCGAATACCAGCCTGGGTTATACAGATCCCACGCAGGTGAATCCGTCTGCCAGTTCAACGTTTGGCAAAATCACGTCGACTGTGACCAATCCCCGCATTATTCAATTCGGGGCAAAGTATCAGTTCTAA